The following proteins are co-located in the Chaetodon trifascialis isolate fChaTrf1 chromosome 14, fChaTrf1.hap1, whole genome shotgun sequence genome:
- the pax9 gene encoding paired box protein Pax-9, with translation MEPAFGEVNQLGGVFVNGRPLPNAIRLRIVELAQLGIRPCDISRQLRVSHGCVSKILARYNETGSILPGAIGGSKPRVTTPTVVKHIRTYKQRDPGIFAWEIRDRLLADGVCDKFNLPSVSSISRILRNKIGNLSQQSQYESGKQAPHPPPQPTLPYNHLYSYPTSKVPTPPGMPTLPGHMAMHRIWPSSHSVTDILGIRSITEQQISDSPSFPSAKLEEWSAINRTNFPPASSALVNGVDKPHLEPEAKYTQTPNGLPTVNSSVTAPSIPPYHPPTQVSPYMGYSATTSAYVTGPTWQPASGSALSPHSCDIATPLAFKSMTANRDAIHPVTASAL, from the exons ATGG AGCCAGCCTTCGGTGAGGTGAACCAACTCGGTGGAGTTTTCGTGAACGGCAGGCCGCTCCCCAACGCCATCCGGCTCAGGATAGTGGAGCTGGCCCAGCTCGGGATTCGACCCTGTGACATCAGCAGGCAGCTGCGCGTCTCCCACGGCTGCGTGAGCAAGATCCTGGCCCGCTACAACGAGACCGGCTCCATCCTCCCGGGGGCCATCGGAGGCAGCAAGCCGCGGGTCACCACACCCACCGTGGTCAAGCACATACGGACATACAAGCAGAGAGACCCGGGGATTTTTGCCTGGGAGATCCGGGACAGGCTACTCGCCGACGGGGTTTGCGACAAGTTCAATCTGCCCTCCGTCAGCTCCATCAGTCGGATCCTCCGCAACAAGATCGGGAATCTGTCCCAGCAGAGCCAGTACGAGTCGGGCAAGCAGGCGCCTCACCCACCGCCACAACCAACGTTACCCTACAACCACTTATACTCATACCCGACATCCAAAGTGCCCACTCCCCCTGGCATGCCCACCCTTCCCGGACACATGGCCATGCACAGGATATGGCCTTCCTCGCACTCTGTGACAGATATTCTGGGGATACGGTCTATTACAGAGCAACAAA TTAGTGACAGTCCATCCTTTCCCAGCGCCAAACTAGAAGAATGGAGCGCTATAAACAGGACTAATTTCCCTCCAGCAAGCTCTGCACTAGTCAATGGCGTGGATAAACCGCATTTAGAACCTGAAGCAAAATACACACAG ACGCCGAATGGATTGCCCACAGTGAACAGCTCTGTCACAGCGCCCAGCATCCCTCCCTACCACCCTCCCACCCAAGTGTCACCCTACATGGGGTACAGCGCCACCACCTCGGCCTATGTGACCGGACCCACGTGGCAGCCGGCCAGTGGCAGTGCTCTATCTCCCCACAGCTGTGACATCGCCACCCCTCTGGCCTTCAAGAGCATGACAGCCAACCGTGACGCCATCCACCCGGTCACTGCCTCGGCGCTGTGA
- the slc25a21 gene encoding mitochondrial 2-oxodicarboxylate carrier, with protein sequence MTAKKPQSILREASHQIIAGGSAGLVEICLMHPLDVVKTRFQIQRGTSDPTSYKSLGDCFRTIFRREGIFGFYKGILPPILAETPKRAVKFFTFEQYKKLLNLTPLSPGVALSVAGLGAGLTEAVVVNPFEVVKVSLQANRDSFKEQPSSFAQARRIIKTDGFGLKGLNKGLTSTLGRHGVFNMIYFGFYFNVKDAIPTSPDPTLEFLRKFAIGLVSGTISSCVNIPFDVAKSRIQGPQPVPGEIKYRTCFQTMALVYREEGYLALYKGLVPKIMRLGPGGAVMLLVYEYVSGWLQRNW encoded by the exons GTCTGGTGGAGATCTGCTTGATGCATCCCCTCGATGTAGTGAAGACAAG GTTCCAGATCCAAAGGGGAACCAGTGACCCCACCAGCTACAAGAGCCTGGGTGATTGCTTCAGGACCATCTTCCGCAGAGAGGG AATCTTTGGCTTCTATAAGGGAATCCTGCCTCCGATCCTCGCAGAGACGCCAAAGAGGGCGGTGAAG ttttTCACCTTTGAGCAATACAAGAAGCTGCTGAATCTGACCCCTTTGTCTCCCGGTGTG GCGCTGTCTGTAGCTGGGCTCGGCGCAGGCTTGACTGAGGCTGTTGTCGTCAATCCATTCGAAGTGGTGAAAGTCAGTCTGCAGGCCAACAGAGACTCCTTCAAAGAG CAACCCTCCTCATTCGCTCAAGCAAGACGCATAATTAAGACGGACGGATTCGGACTGAAGGGCCTGAATAAAGGATTAACGTCAACACTGGGACGCCATGGAGTTTTCAACATGATCTACTTTGGCTTCTACTTCAATGTCAAGGATGCCATCCCTACCAGCCCG GACCCAACCCTGGAGTTCCTGAGGAAGTTCGCTATCGGCCTGGTGTCCGGGACCATCTCCTCCTGCGTGAACATTCCCTTCGACGTCGCCAAGAGCCGCATCCAAGGCCCCCAGCCTGTGCCCGGAGAGATCAAGTACCGCACCTGCTTCCAGACCATGGCCCTGGTGTACCGGGAGGAAGG GTACTTGGCACTATACAAGGGGCTGGTGCCCAAGATAATGAGGCTCGGACCAG GTGGGGCAGTGATGCTGCTGGTCTATGAATATGTGTCTGGATGGCTGCAGAGGaactggtaa